One genomic region from Streptomyces sp. NBC_01304 encodes:
- a CDS encoding RNA polymerase sigma factor SigF, giving the protein MSAEQGSSKVLTLTKSAPASDAAQSAAQIRQQAPNAPAVIDTRTLSRSLFLRLAALDKGSPEHTYVRDTLIELNLPLVRYAAARFRSRNEPMEDIVQVGTIGLIKAIDRFDCERGVEFPTFAMPTVVGEIKRFFRDTSWSVRVPRRLQELRLALTKASDELAQKLDRSPTVPELAVVLGVSEEDVVDGLAVGNAYTASSLDSPAPEDDGGEGSLADRLGYEDPSLEGVEYRESLKPLLAKLPPRERRIIMLRFFANMTQSQIGEEVGISQMHVSRLLTRTLAQLREGLIAD; this is encoded by the coding sequence ATGTCCGCAGAACAGGGCAGCTCGAAGGTGCTTACGCTCACGAAGAGCGCGCCGGCATCCGACGCAGCGCAGTCCGCCGCGCAGATCCGTCAGCAAGCACCGAATGCTCCGGCCGTCATCGACACCCGGACCTTGTCCCGCTCCCTCTTCCTGCGGCTTGCCGCGCTCGACAAGGGCAGCCCGGAGCACACGTACGTACGCGACACCCTCATCGAGCTCAACCTGCCGCTGGTGCGGTACGCGGCGGCGCGCTTCCGCAGTCGCAACGAGCCGATGGAGGACATCGTCCAGGTCGGCACCATCGGCCTGATCAAGGCGATCGACCGCTTCGACTGCGAACGGGGCGTGGAATTCCCGACGTTCGCGATGCCGACGGTCGTCGGTGAGATCAAGCGCTTCTTCCGGGACACCAGTTGGTCGGTGCGCGTGCCGCGCCGCCTGCAGGAGCTGCGGCTCGCCCTGACGAAGGCCAGCGACGAGCTCGCCCAGAAGCTGGACCGCTCGCCGACCGTGCCCGAACTCGCCGTGGTGCTCGGGGTTTCCGAGGAGGACGTCGTCGACGGCCTCGCGGTGGGCAATGCCTACACCGCCTCCTCGCTGGACTCGCCGGCCCCCGAGGACGACGGCGGCGAGGGCTCGCTCGCCGACCGGCTCGGCTACGAGGACCCCTCGCTCGAAGGCGTGGAGTACCGCGAGTCGCTGAAGCCGCTGCTCGCCAAGCTGCCGCCGCGCGAACGCCGCATCATCATGCTCCGCTTCTTCGCGAACATGACGCAGTCCCAGATCGGCGAGGAGGTCGGCATCTCGCAGATGCACGTCTCCCGCCTGCTGACCCGGACGCTCGCGCAGCTCAGGGAAGGGCTCATCGCGGACTGA